A single window of Colletotrichum destructivum chromosome 9, complete sequence DNA harbors:
- a CDS encoding Putative tethering factor for nuclear proteasome Cut8/Sts1, Cut8/Sts1 superfamily, which produces MNVLLSPQPPLFQHPHEANRISPSRSLSPFHNMATTSRKRKADEDGDEMSLSPRSSPSASSRQLQRPSKKVRSNELVGRPLSLPRMLETLDPTAVRALLVRICERHPEIGQEVISSAPRPTVAAAHGVLQEYQEKMKAAIPYGETSADYTYYRVKAPLTALIDALLDFTPQYLPPNETQTTVSLQYLDGATKIIHALPDWEPQQYRHHKENAYDEISKAWALVINEAAKRGGGLSLHTGGWDQTLAKHHEISGGRMGTAMNSMATSVSWMAHGGSSNGQQPGNPSSDPNSILNQLMSGTYGAPVRVGPW; this is translated from the exons ATGAATGTGTTGCTATCGCCACAGCCGCCTCTCTTCCAGCACCCCCACGAAGCCAACCGCATTTCTCCCTCTCGTTCTT TGAGCCCATTTCACAACATGGCCACCACCAGCCGCAAAcgcaaggccgacgaggatggcgacgagatgTCGTTGTCCCCACGAAGCTCCCCATCCGCCTCATCGAGACAACTGCAGCGCCCCTCAAAAAAGGTCCGCTCCAACGAGCTGGTCGGCCGACCGCTGTCGCTTCCCCGAATGCTGGAAACCTTGGACCCGACAGCCGTACGAGCTCTCCTCGTGCGAATCTGCGAGCGACACCCGGAAATCGGCCAGGAAGTGATCAGCAGCGCCCCTCGCCCGACTGTCGCTGCCGCACACGGCGTTTTGCAGGAGTATcaggagaagatgaaggccGCCATTCCCTACGGCGAAACTAGTGCCGACTACACATACTACCGCGTCAAGGCCCCCCTGACGGccctcatcgacgccctcctcgatTTCACCCCCCAGTACCTCCCGCCAAACGAAACCCAGACCACCGTCTCGCTGCAATATCTGGACGGTGCTACCAAGATCATCCACGCTCTCCCCGACTGGGAGCCCCAGCAGTACCGACACCACAAGGAGAATGCATACGACGAGATCTCCAAGGCCTGGGCCTTGGTCATCAACGAGGCGGCTAAGCGTGGCGGCGGTCTGAGTCTGCACACGGGAGGATGGGACCAGACCCTGGCGAAACACCACGAGATCTCAGGCGGACGTATGGGCACGGCCATGAACTCGATGGCCACGAGTGTCAGCTGGATGGCACATGGGGGCTCCTCGAACGGACAGCAGCCCGGAAACCCATCGTCGGATCCGAACTCGATTCTCAACCAGCTCATGTCCGGCACGTACGGTGCACCCGTGCGTGTCGGGCCTTGGTAG
- a CDS encoding Putative DNA repair protein Rad52/59/22: protein MPAPGDQHGIIANPFEEPQKRMSEYTAQEIATLQSRLEKQLGPEYISARAGPSGQKVHYIAAEKCIALANEVFGFNGWSSSIQNIQVDFVDEHPQTMKISLGLSVIVRVTLRDGTFHEDIGYGHIENCKGKAAAFEKAKKEGTTDALKRALRNFGNVLGNCIYDKDYLSKVTKMKVAPTKFNETELHRHSDFAIKKEEGKALPPPPVKLETAESIEDLLEDFDEADFAVVESDHPDEVVLPPVANGVSNDRAGSVAPAPVPNHMQAPSRQMGRSTSTGSLRAPQTPNQAQSRQGPPTGYSNRPQAPNQPRAPTNPLAPSAPSAPQANGNMTTPGQAGNAAEPVGFFSARAVQQIPESALQGNNADAPLLLPAGQQAFNPKAESPSIRKTPGIDHSVSKPLARSGQHVPPTPSQQPSASGFTPVRPGNAGPGGGTGAPHLQLSQSRRIGAPGGAGSPLANRGSYRPPSMKRPLQQDGAGRPALVDVSNNGAAGNAPGGVGVDPKRQKMT, encoded by the exons ATGCCCGC CCCGGGCGATCAACACGGTATCATCGCCAATCCTTTCGAGGAGCCGCAGAAGCGGATGAGCGAATACACAGCCCAAGAAATCGCTACATTGCAAAGCCGTCTCGAGAAACAGCTTGGCCCCGAGTACATCTCCGCACGCGCCGGGCCATCGGGCCAGAAGGTTCACtacatcgccgccgagaagtGCATCGCCCTCGCGAACGAGGTCTTCGGCTTCAATGGCTGGTCCTCGTCCATCCAGAACATCCAGGTCgacttcgtcgacgagcacccGCAAACCATGAAGATCAGCCTGGGTCTGTCCGTCATCGTCCGCGTGACTCTGCGCGACGGCACCTTTCACGAGGACATAGGCTACGGCCACATCGAGAATTGCAAAGGCAAGGCGGCCGCCTTCGaaaaggccaagaaggagggcaCCACTGACGCCCTGAAGAGAGCTCTGAGAAACTTTGGCAACGTGCTGGGCAATTGCATCTACGACAAGGACTACCTCTCCAAGGTGACCAAGATGAAGGTCGCCCCAACAAAATTCAACGAGACCGAGCTGCACAGACACTCTGATTTCGCTATTaagaaagaggaggggaaagctcttccgccgccaccggTCAAGCTAgagacggccgagtcgaTTGAGGATCTCCTTGAAG ACTTTGATGAAGCAGACTTTGCCGTTGTCGAGAGCGACCATCCGGATGAGGTTGTGCTTCCTCCAGTAGCAAATGGCGTTTCCAACGATAGAGCCGGGAGTGTTGCGCCAGCACCCGTCCCGAACCACATGCAAGCTCCCTCTCGGCAAATGGGCAGAAGCACATCTACAGGAAGCCTACGAGCACCTCAGACGCCAAACCAAGCACAATCACGACAAGGCCCTCCAACCGGCTACAGCAACCGGCCACAAGCACCAAACCAACCTCGCGCACCCACAAACCCCTTAGCcccatccgcgccgtcggcgcctcAAGCCAATGGGAATATGACCACGCCAGGGCAAGCaggcaacgccgccgagcctgttggcttcttctccgcaCGTGCTGTACAGCAAATTCCAGAATCTGCTCTGCAGGGGAACAACGCTGACGCGCCTCTTCTCCTGCCAGCCGGGCAACAAGCCTTCAATCCAAAGGCAGAGAGCCCATCCATACGAAAGACCCCCGGCATAGATCATTCAGTCTCGAAGCCCCTTGCTAGATCTGGTCAGCACGTTCCGCCAACCCCGTCGCAGCAGCCGTCCGCATCGGGCTTCACGCCGGTCAGACCGGGCAACGCCGGCCCCGGAGGGGGAACCGGGGCGCCGCACCTGCAGCTCAGCCAGAGTCGACGGATCGGGGCTCCCGGGGGCGCTGGTAGTCCTTTGGCCAACCGGGGTTCCTATCGGCCGCCAAGCATGAAGCGCCCGCTGCAGCAAGACGGTGCCGGAAGGCCAGCGCTGGTTGATGTGTCAAACAATGGGGCGGCGGGCAACGCCCCTGGCGGCGTGGGGGTAGATCCAAAACGTCAGAAGATGACATGA
- a CDS encoding Putative DnaJ domain, Chaperone J-domain superfamily has translation MLLRRLQPATAARPLRFGAFPISAPPCPANRHLPRAHSPAAAAAPFTTSRALRDDNASANHYDTLKVAHDASPSDIKKSFYALSKTHHPDHNRNDPHASRKFHAIAEAYSVLGTPAKRAAYDRSLPSSSSSAHGHRRGSYHSTGPAGGRPASGLSRRRTTFRGPPPSFYRSGGWGAQSAKRREAHEGGGGDGTGTAQAQPGMGPGQDPYGHTRSPKVPHFDSETHTQTQSRQDSRRAYRIMGTEVPNGPQETSVGAFLVVSGILFFSFFIPYLAVGGWSRRKKDDKS, from the exons AtgctcctccgccggctcCAACCCGCAACGGCCGCCCGTCCCCTCCGCTTCGGCGCATTCCCAATATCGGCCCCCCCGTGCCCGGCGAACCGGCACCTCCCCCGAGCTCATagtcccgccgccgcggccgcgcccTTCACCACATCCCGTGCGCTGCGAGATGACAATGCTTCCGCGAACCACTACGACACCCTCAAAGTCGCCCACGACGCCTCGCCCTCCGACATAAAGAA GTCCTTCTACGCTCTCTCCAAAACCCACCACCCAGACCACAATCGCAACGACCCGCACGCCTCCCGCAAGTTCCACGCCATAGCAGAGGCCTACTCCGTCCTCGGCACCCCCGCGAAACGCGCCGCCTACGAccgctccctcccctcctcctcctcctccgcacacggccaccgccgcggcTCCTACCACAGCACAGGCCCTGCGGGCGGCCGCCCTGCCTCGGGCCTGTCACGGCGCAGGACCACCTTCCGCGgcccgccgcccagcttctACCGGTCCGGGGGATGGGGTGCCCAGTCGGccaagaggagggaggcgcACGAGGGCGGGGGCGGTGACGGGACGGGCACGGCGCAGGCACAGCCCGGCATGGGCCCAGGGCAGGATCCCTACGGCCACACGAGGTCGCCCAAGGTGCCGCACTTCGATTCCGAGACGCACACCCAGACGCAGTCGAGGCAAGATTCGCGGCGAGCGTACAGGATCATGGGCACCGAGGTTCCGAATGGGCCACAGGAGACGTCAGTGGGCGCCTTCTTGGTGGTTAGCGGCATactcttcttttccttttttaTTCCATACCTGGCCGTGGGCGGATGGAGCCGCAGGAAGAAAGACGATAAATCATAG
- a CDS encoding Putative Porin domain superfamily, eukaryotic porin/Tom40 has product MSVPNFGDIAKSANDLLNKDFYHLSATTFELKSNTPNNVAFKVTGKTSHEKTTAGAIEGKYSDKATGLTLTQTWNTAAALDTKVELADSLAKGLKAEGVFSFLPSAGEKAASKKGAKFNLTFKQSNFHSRAFFDLLKGPTANIDAVVGHEGFLAGASAGYDVQKASVTGYAAAVGYQAPTYSAAITASDNLSLFAASYYHKVNSQVEAGAKATWNSKAGNNVGLEVASKYRIDPVSFAKFKVNNNGVAALGYNVLLREGVTLGLGASFDTQKLDQATHKLGASFTFEG; this is encoded by the exons ATGTCTGTTCCTAACTTCGGAGACATCGCCAAGTCGGCCAACGAC CTCCTCAACAAGGACTTCTACCACCTCTCTGCCACCACCTTCGAGCTCAAGAGCAACACCCCCAACAACGTTGCCTTCAAGGTCACCGGCAAGACCTCCCACGAGAAGACCACCGCTGGAGCT ATCGAGGGCAAATACTCCGACAAGGCTACCG GCCTCACCCTTACCCAGACATGGAACACCGCTGCTGCCCTTGACACCAAGGTTGAGCTCGCCGACAGCCTTGCCAAGGGCCTGAAGGCCGAGGgtgtcttctccttcctgccctccgccggcgagaaggccgcctCCAAGAAGGGCGCCAAGTTCAACCTTACCTTCAAGCAGAGCAACTTCCACAGCCGCGCTTTCTTCGACCTCCTGAAGGGCCCCACCGCCaacatcgacgccgtcgttgGCCATGAGGGTTTCCTCGCCGGTGCCTCTGCTGGCTACGACGTCCAGAAGGCCTCCGTCACTGGCtacgccgctgccgtcggctACCAGGCCCCTACCTACAGCGCTGCCATCACCGCCAGCGACAACCTCAGCCTCTTCGCTGCCTCCTACTACCACAAGGTGAACAGCCAGGTTGAGGCCGGTGCCAAGGCCACCTGGAACTCCAAGGCCGGCAACAACGTCGGTCTTGAGGTCGCCAGCAAGTACCGCATCGACCCCGTCTCCTTCGCCAAG TTCAAGGTCAACAACAACGGTGTTGCCGCCCTTGGCTACAACGTCCTCCTCCGCGAGGGTGTTACCCTGGGTCTTGGTGCCTCCTTTGATACCCAGAAGCTCGACCAGGCCACCCACAAGCTTGGCGCCAGCTTCACCTTCGAGGGCTAA
- a CDS encoding Putative asparagine synthase, rossmann-like alpha/beta/alpha sandwich, nucleophile aminohydrolase, with product MCGIFACHRHPDVQKFKPTALKLAKAIRHRGPDWSGSFISNKTILCHERLSIVGVESGAQPLTNEDESIILAVNGEIYNHRLIRKSLKHTYHFKTGSDCEVVIPLYMEYGLDAPKHLDGMFSFVLYDKKNDRTIAARDPIGITTLYYGWSSKEPDAVYFASELKCLHSVCDKVEAFPPGHVYDSSTGKTTRYFEPSWWDPARVPETPLDLKLIREKLEKSVRKRLMAEVPYGVLLSGGLDSSLVAAIAQRETLRLKKAALEANGGALPMTENPDTGDGMVGIDDDNKLSTVTYLPQLNSFSIGLPGSPDNKAALEVAKFLGTKHHVMTFTIEDGLNALSDVIYHLETYDVTTIRASTPMYLLSRKIKAMGIKMVLSGEGSDEIFGGYLYFHAAPDKKAFHEETVRRVKNLHLADCLRANKSTSAWGLEARVPFLDKEFLEATMNIDPQEKMITKEKMEKYILRKAFDTSDEPGAEAYLPDNILWRQKEQFSDGVGYGWIDALKDNAEIQVTDEMMKNPKPEWGSDIPDTKEAYWYRLMFDEHFPPHCASTVMRWTPTWSKQSDPSGRAIAIHEKKYDDAA from the exons ATGTGTGGCATCTTCGCTTGTCATCG TCATCCCGACGTCCAGAAATTCAAGCCAACGGCTCTGAAGCTTGCAAAGGC CATCCGTCACCGTGGCCCCGACTGGA GCGGCAGCTTTATCTCCAACAAGACGA TTCTGTGCCATGAGCGTCTTagcatcgtcggcgtcg AGTCCGGCGCCCAGCCCCTTACCAACGAGGATGAGAGCATTatcctcgccgtcaacggtGAAATCTACAACCACCGTCTGATCCGCAAGTCCCTGAAGCACACATACCACTTCAAGACCGGCTCTGACTGCGAGGTCGTCATTCCCTTG TACATGGAAtacggcctcgacgccccGAAGCACCTCGACGGCATGTTCTCCTTTGTTCTGTacgacaagaagaacgaccgcaccatcgccgcccgcgaccCCATCGGCATTACCACCCTCTACTATGGCTGGTCATCAAAAGAACCTGACGCGGTTTACTTCGCCTCTGAGCTGAAGTGCCTGCACAGCGTCTgcgacaaggtcgaggccTTCCCTCCCGGCCACGTCTACGACTCGTCCACCGGCAAGACCACAAGATACTTTGAGCCTTCGTGGTGGGACCCTGCCAGAGTCCCCGAGACACCCCTCGACCTCAAGTTGATCCGCGAGAAGTTGGAGAAGTCGGTCCGAAAGAGATTGATGGCCGAGGTGCCTTACGGCGTTCTTCTTTCCGGTGGTCTGGACTCTAGTCTGgttgccgccatcgcccaAAGAGAGACTCTGCGGTTGAAGAAGGCTGCTctcgaggccaacggcggcgctCTCCCCATGACGGAGAACCCCGACACTGGTGACGGCATGGTCGgtatcgacgacgacaacaagcTTTCGACGGTCACATATTTGCCCCAGCTCAACTCTTTCTCGATTGGTCTCCCCGGATCGCCCGAcaacaaggctgccctcgAGGTGGCTAAGTTCCTCGGCACCAAGCACCACGTCATGACCTTCACgatcgaggacggcctcaACGCCCTGTCCGACGTCATCTACCACCTCGAGACCTACGATGTCACGACCATCCGtgcctcgacgccgatgtaTCTCCTCTCCCGCAAGATCAAGGCCATGGGCATCAAGATGGTGCTCAGTGGCGAAGGCAGTGACGAGATCTTTGGTGGCTACCTCTACTTTCACGCCGCGCCTGACAAGAAGGCCTTCCACGAGGAGACTGTCCGCCGCGTCAAGAACCTCCACCTTGCCGACTGCCTGCGCGCCAACAAGTCGACGTCTGCCTGGGGTCTTGAGGCCCGTGTGCCGTTCTTGGACAAGGAG TTCCTCGAGGCGACCATGAACATCGACCCCCAGGAGAAGATGATcaccaaggagaagatggagaagtACATTCTCCGCAAGGCCTTTGACACCTCGGACGAGCCCGGTGCGGAGGCGTACCTCCCGGACAACATTCTGTGGAGACAGAAGGAGCAGTTCTCGGACGGTGTCGGATACGGATGGATCGACGCTCTCAAGGACAACGCCGAGATCCAGGTCACGGacgagatgatgaagaaCCCCAAGCCGGAGTGGGGCAGCGACATTCCGGACACCAAGGAGGC GTACTGGTACCGTCTCATGTTCGACGAGCACTTCCCGCCGCATTGCGCCTCGACCGTTATGCGCTGGACCCCCACATGGTCCAAGCAGTCGGACCCCAGTGGCAG AGCCATTGCCATCCACGAGAAGAAGTACGACGATGCCGCATAA
- a CDS encoding Putative ubiquitin-conjugating enzyme E2, ubiquitin-conjugating enzyme/RWD has product MSLCQNRLQEERKQWRKDHPFGFFAKPQRNAATGTLDLKVWECGIPGKEKTIWEGGLFKLTITFPEEYPTKPPKCKFVPPLFHPNVYPSGTVCLSILNEEEAWKPAITVKQILLGIQNLLDDPNPESPAQAEAYSLFKKDKAEYEKRIKRVVRENPAP; this is encoded by the exons ATGTCGCTGTGCCAGAACAGACTCCAGGAAGAGAG GAAGCAATGGCGCAAAGACCACCCCTTTGGCTTCTTCGCTAAGCCCCAGCGTAATGCCGCGACGGGCACGCTCGATCTCAAGGTCTGGGAATGTGGTATTCCGGGCAAGGAGAAGACCATTTGGGAGGGCGGCTTGTTCAAGCTGACAATCACATTCCCTGAGG AGTACCCGACGAAGCCTCCCAAGT GCAAATTCGTCCCTCCCCTGTTCCACCCCAATGTCTACCCCTCCGGCACCGTTTGCCTGTCGATCCTgaacgaggaagaggcgtGGAAGCCCGCGATCACGGTGAAGCAGATCCTGCTCGGCATCCAGAACCTGCTCGACGATCCTAACCCTGAGTCGCCAGCCCAAGCTGAGGCGTATAGTTTGTTCAAGAAGGATAAGGCGGAATACGAGAAGCGCATCAAGCGTGTCGTGAGGGAGAACCCGGCGCCCTAG
- a CDS encoding Putative pex19 protein — translation MEKDGSAAGAGTTGEAKPVVPAVEENRPADVVDDVPDPDEDDLDDLDDMLDDFAAVNVDTKKPEQPVASSATGPGKPAAVTEDEVDEKTLEEMLSSDDFAKQLQAGMADLIGEFEKNPEMQAQFDNVFKQISAATGEAGSSEGQAHPRPTSSSSKAPASDPIADGSFQETIKKTMERMQASGQQATAAAAESSTEDLLAEMMKQFGEGNMEGGGGSEEEFSKMLMGMMEQLTNKEILYEPMKELNDKFPEWFEKNRAKTPAEDLKRYEEQQALVKEIVAKFEEKTYADSNSADREYIVDRMQKMQAAGSPPSDLVGDMPSAQDAFNGDESCNPQ, via the exons atggagaaggacggcagcgCAGCCGGCGCGGGGACGACGGGCGAGGCTAAGCCCGTGGTACCAGCTGTTGAAGAGAACAGGCCGGCGGATgtggtcgacgacgtgccTGACCCCGACGAGGATGATCTGGACGACCTGGACG ACATGCTTGACGACTTTGCCGCGGTGAATGTAGACACCAAGAAACCCGAACAACCAGTCGCGTCTTCTGCGACTGGTCCTGGAAAGCCCGCGGCGGTCACCGAAGATGAGGTTGATGAGAAGACGTTGGAAGAAATGCTTTCATCCGACGACTTCGCGAAGCAGCTCCAGGCTGGCATGGCTGACCTGATTGGCGAGTTCGAGAAAAAT CCGGAAATGCAGGCGCAATTTGACAACGTCTTCAAGCAGATCAGCGCCGCTACAGGGGAAGCTGGGTCGTCTGAGGGGCAAGCGCACCCGCGGCCCACATCTTCCTCGAGCAAAGCCCCGGCCTCGGATCCGATCGCCGACGGGTCCTTCCAGGAGACTATCAAGAAGACCATGGAGCGCATGCAAGCGTCGGGTCAGCAGGCTacggcggccgcggcagAATCCTCTACCGAGGACCTCCTTGCCGAGATGATGAAGCAGTTCGGAGAGGGCAACAtggaaggcggcggcggcagcgaggaggagtTCTCGAAGATGCTCATGGGCATGATGGAGCAGCTCACCAACAAGGAAATCCTGTACGAGCCCATGAAAGAGCTCAACGACAAATTCCCCGAGTGGTTCGAAAAGAACCGCGCCAAGACGCCTGCGGAAGATCTCAAGCGGTACGAGGAGCAACAGGCTCTGGTGAAGGAGATCGTGGCCAAGTTTGAAGAGAAGACGTACGCAGACTCCAACTCAGCGGACAGAGAATACATCGTCGATAGGATGCAAAAG ATGCAAGCTGCCGGATCACCGCCATCAGACTTGGTTGGCGACATGCCGTCAGCACAGGATGCGTTCAACGGTGACGAGAGCTGTAATCCGCAATAA
- a CDS encoding Putative ABC1 atypical kinase-like domain, protein kinase-like domain superfamily — MKAFSVFSLPLRRLATQRPWTCSECRAGPMAQQQQQQYSRSSQRQQWFGNNATRGFSSTSTRAAVARAVPKNGSSGTGSGSGGGRKGGRVLLLASGGGAAAAGALAFTDDIKHGYEAAERAGRVAAALAVCINDYRTTLNQKEKIEDPELQSRILKDCHQRCADRTLKVLEKNGGIFIKLGQHLSAMNYLLPQEWTNTFIPLQDKCPVSSFESIEEMFRNDIGKELWDYFSEFSNEPIGAASLAQVHTATVKETGMPVAVKVQHPGLGQWSQLDLALTRFTFSTLKRFFPEYDLEWLSAEMDVSLPKELDFREEERNANRTREHFAKLPEHPLVVPGVLWAKERILVMERVSGHRLDDLAYLDANGIDRDEVSACLARIFNEMIFGHDAPLHCDPHGGNLAIRKNESRRGLRGGHNFDIILYDHGLYRDIPRDLQRSYAKMWLAVIDGDMKRMRTYAKEVANINDEQFPLFASAITGRDWSVLNSEGSVLQTRTADEKKEMGDALQEGLIVDLVQLLGQVPRIILLILKTNDLTRSLDENLHTRQGPIRSFLILARYCTRTVFEEQLEDLKRRGSLLWPPNTFRLVSAWIGFLRVEVKLGAFELFLSVKRALGLKGVEFPAPGM; from the exons ATGAAAGCCTTTTCCGTGTTCTCGCTCCCGTTGCGCCGCCTCGCCACCCAGCGGCCATGGACCTGCTCCGAATGTCGCGCCGGCCCGatggcccagcagcagcagcagcaatatAGCCGGTCGTCACAACGCCAGCAATGGTTCGGCAACAACGCCACCCGCGGattctcgtcgacgagcacgaGGGCCGCTGTTGCGAGAGCGGTACCGAAGAACGGTAGCAGCGGTACCGGTAGCGGTAGCGGTGGCGGCCGGAAGGGCGGCCGCGTTTTGCTTCTTGCTTCTGGTGGCGGCGCAGCGGCTGCGGGCGCTCTCGCCTTCACCGACGATATCAAACACGGTTATGAGGCGGCGGAGCGCGCCGGTCGggtcgctgccgcccttgcGGTGTGCATCAACGA TTACCGTACAACCCTCAACCAGAAGGAAAAGATTGAAGATCCCGAATTGCAATCCAGAATTCTGAAAGACTGTCACCAACGATGCGCCGATCGAACACTGAAGGTCTTGGAGAAGAACGGTGGCATTTTTATTAAGCTGGGCCAGCACCTT AGTGCGATGAACTACCTCCTCCCGCAAGAGTGGACCAACACGTTCATCCCCCTCCAGGACAAATGCCCCGTGTCGTCGTTCGAATCGATCGAAGAGATGTTCCGGAACGACATTGGCAAGGAGCTGTGGGACTACTTCTCTGAGTTCTCGAACGAACCGATTGGCGCCGCGTCTCTCGCCCAGGTACACACCGCCACGGTGAAGGAAACGGGCATGCCCGTCGCCGTTAAAGTGCAGCACCCCGGCCTCGGTCAGTGGTCTCAGCTCGACCTGGCCCTGACACGGTTCACCTTCTCGACCCTCAAGCGCTTTTTCCCCGAGTACGACCTGGAATGGCTGTCCGCCGAGATGGACGTGTCGTTGCCGAAAGAACTGGACTtcagggaggaggagcgcaaTGCCAACCGCACGCGGGAGCACTTTGCGAAGCTGCCGGAGCaccccctcgtcgtccccggGGTCCTCTGGGCGAAGGAGCGCATCCTGGTCATGGAGAGAGTGTCGGGACACCGGCTGGACGATCTCGCGtacctcgacgccaacggcatcgaCCGCGACGAGGTCTCGGCCTGCCTCGCGCGCATCTTCAACGAGATGATCTTCGGCCACGACGCCCCCTTGCACTGCGACCCCCACGGCGGCAACCTCGCGATCCGCAAGAACGAGTCCCGGCGCGGCCTCCGCGGCGGCCACAACTTCGACATCATCCTGTACGACCATGGCCTCTACCGCGACATCCCGCGCGACCTGCAGCGCTCCTACGCCAAGATGTggctcgccgtcatcgacggcgacatgaAGCGCATGCGCACGTACGCCAAGGAGgtcgccaacatcaacgaCGAGCAGTTCCCGCTGTTCGCCTCAGCCATCACGGGCCGCGACTGGAGCGTCCTTAACAGCGAGGGCTCCGTCCTGCAGACCCGtaccgccgacgagaagaaggagatgggCGACGCCctgcaggaaggcctcatcgtcgacctcgtccagctgCTCGGCCAGGTCCCGcgcatcatcctcctcatcctcaagACCAACGACCTCACCCGCAGTCTCGACGAGAACCTGCACACCCGCCAGGGCCCCATCCGCTCCTTCCTGATCCTCGCGCGCTACTGCACGCGCACCGTGTtcgaggagcagctcgaggacctcaAGCGCCGTGGCTCGCTGCTGTGGCCGCCCAACACCTTCCGCCTCGTCTCGGCGTGGATTGGCTTCCTGAGGGTCGAGGTGAAGCTCGGCGCCTTTGAGCTGTTTTTGAGCGTCAAGAGGGCTCTCGGCCTGAAGGGCGTTGAGTTCCCGGCCCCGGGCATGTGA
- a CDS encoding Putative conidiation-specific protein, producing the protein MPTEAQIAGGHKANINNPNTSEESKQNSKKILDNEFNGGDVAKAGDDEQKNPGNVAGGLKATLKNPNVSDEAKESAKERLDNM; encoded by the exons ATGCCTACCGAAGCTCAgatcgccggcggccacaaggccaacatcaacaacccaAACACCTCCGAGGAGTCCAAGCAGAACTCCAAGAAGATCCTCGACAACGAgttcaacggcggcgacgtcgccaaggccggcgacgacgagcagaaGAACCCCGGCAAcgttgccggcggcctcAAGGC TACTCTCAAGAACCCCAATGTCtccgacgaggccaaggagtcCGCCAAGGAGCGCCTTGACAACATGTAG